In Phragmites australis chromosome 18, lpPhrAust1.1, whole genome shotgun sequence, the genomic window CTTGTAGAGTGTTGTGTTGGTGCATGACATCTGAAGCTATGGAGTTTTTAGGCAGATTCTTACGTGTCATTTTGGTCTGATGGGTGATGATTTTGTGCTACTTAGTGTCTTCTTGCTGGTGATTCTGGTGAACTGCTGGTATTTCCTGTGCAATGTTTTATGATGTGGATTGATCAGATAGAGCTTGGTTTTATTGGATTGATCAGTTAGATGCCTCGTTTAGTTTTAGCAAACCATATGAAACGGCCTCGTCTAGTGACTTAGAGAACCTAATTCTCATTCTTATTTGAACCTTTCTGAATGTTTGTCTCAAAAGTGCCTGGCTGACCTTTTCAGGTACATGTCATTCATGAATGGGCATGGGCAGGCACACCCACAGAGGGTGCTGCTTGGCTCCGTTTGCAGAGGCTGGCTGATACTTGGCATAGGATATTGTTGATTCCAGTGACTGGCGGAGTTGTTGTTGGTATGATGCATGGATTACTGGAGATATTTGAGCAGATAAAGCAATCATTATCATCTCAAAGGGAAGGTGTTGATTTCATGGCTGCCATCTTTCCCACAATCAAGGCCATCCAAGCTGCAATTACTCTAGGGACGGGATGTTCATTGGGGCCAGAAGGACCTAGCGTTGATATTGGTAAATCTTGCGCAAATGGCTGTGCTGAAATGATGGAGAACAACAGGGAACGGAGGATTGCTCTTGTTGCAGCTGGATCAGCTGCTGGAATCGCTTCAGGTACTGAGGTGTTTCCAGTTCTTTCAGCATGCTAAGATGTTGGAttattttgatcttttctgtaaTGGGGAACATAACCATACATTTTCTGATTTGTCTCTTTGATAGCCATAATCTTCGTGCTGCTGAGTTTCTTGTCTTGTATTCTCCCCTGACTTGTGTTACTATGTCTTTCTTTAGGTTTTAATGCTGCAGTTGCTGGATGTTTTTTTGCTATCGAAACAGTATTGAGGCCACTTCGAGCAGAGAACTCACCACCATTTACTACTGCTATGATTATATTGGCATCAGTTATATCATCAACTGTGTCCAATGTTTTGCTAGGGGAAAAGGCAGCATTTATTGTCCCGACGTATGAACTAAAATCTGCTGCTGGTATTTTACCTTATTCTGATCATTTTTGGTGTTTGTAAGGTAGATGTTTCTTAGTTTTCATTCTAAATACAGGAAAGTAGGTGTTCTGATTTCACTTTCACCTGTCTTTTGGTTCTAGTTtcctttgttttatttttgagaTAATATTAGTCCACTGTGTGATCTGCGGCACATGCATTTATGTGTCGCTTTTTGCTATACGAGAAACTTTAATGTGAGCGAATATCAAATCAACCCTTTGTTCCAATTTTAAATCAATATATTGCCTTTTATTGTTCATTAGTATGGCATCTTATGTTTCCTTGGCAAATTTATTATGTTCTCCCTTTTGTAGTCTCCAGCTTTTATTTCCTCCTCCAACACCTATCTAGAATTCATATTCCCTTTCGAAACCGGGGGACTTAAAAGCTTTTATTTCCTCCTTTAGAATCCAGCACCCCATCCAGCTTCATCTGATGATTTAAACCTCCTACCTAGGCttatgatttgaacttgaacgAGTGTTCTATTTTCTTGTGTGCACGCGCACGCGCACTAACTGCTTTCCCTGGAGCAAAACCCATAGATGTAGTGCCCTTCCATAGTCTTTTAATAATCAAATGTGACAGGTTCATGGTTTTGTGGCTAATCTCCTTACGACCACAATGTACAGCGCGTGCCATTCCTTGTAAAAGTACCTCTGACTGTTTTTAGCAGCTATCATTTTTTTCTTGCCATTTAGTATTCGGTAACTTGCAATACTGATATTTTCTCCCAACATTTTGTGTTTAAATGTTACGTTGTCTAAATATACAACTGACTAAAATTATATTCTGCAGAGTTACCACTCTACCTTATTCTAGGCATGCTTTGTGGGGTTGTGAGTGTGGTATTCAGACAGTTGGTTGTTTGGTTCACTAAGACTTTTGACTTGATAAGGAAAAAATTTGGCCTTCCTGCTGTAGTATGTCCTGCTTTAGGTGGTCTTGGAGCTGGTTTAATAGCTCTAAGGTACCCTGGAATACTATATTGGGGTTTCACCAATGTTGATGAGATTCTACATACGGGTAAAAGTGCTTCAGCCCCTGGAATCTGGCTCTTAGCTCAATTAGCTGCTGCAAAAGTTGTAGCAACTGCACTTTGCAAAGGTTCTGGACTTGTCGGTGGCCTTTATGCTCCAAGCTTGATGATTGGTGCTGCTGTTGGTGCCGTTTTTGGAGGCTCAGCTGCAGAATTAATAAACTCTGCCATTCCGGGTAACACTGCTGTCGCACATCCTCAAGCTTATGCACTAGTAAGTTTCCTATTTGTATCAGGCAGTTTAAAAGGTTGATAATGCTAAGAGTGTGCTAACTTTCTACTCAATTAAGGTGGGAATGGCTGCTACGCTAGCTTCAGTGTGTTCCGTCCCATTGACATCTGTGCTCCTGCTCTTTGAATTGACTAAGGATTACAGAATTATACTTCCTCTGATGGTAGTGTTACATCCAATGCGTTTGCTGTTTTACTACACTAGCATATAATTTAACATATTCATTGTAGTTGTTTAATTGTGCTGATTAACAGGGAGCTGTTGGTTTATCAATATGGGTCCCATCTGTTGTAAATCAATCTGGCAGCAAAGATACGTTTGAGGCGACATCTCCTCGACATGGCTATTCTTCACTATTACCTCCTGCAGATAGGAATGAGACAGATTGGAGACGATCAGATGGGGATGATGTTGAACTCACAATTCTAGATGATGATCCCTACCACTATGGTAGTAACAATGAAGAGATGCTTCTCGACGACTTGAAGGTTGATGATAattgaagtttttctttttttctggaaAGTTGTTTGTAGAAAGTTGAATGATTAATACAACTGCGATACTCTTATTCTCAAGTCATTATGCAACTTACTAACAACCACTCTTCCAGGTATCACAAGCAATGTCAAAGCATTATGTTAAGGTTACACCTACATTCACCATCAAAGAGGCAACAAGGCTTATGCAAGAAAAGCAGCAAAGTTGTGTTCTAGTTGTAGATAATGAAGATTTTCTGGAGGGAATTGTGACATTAGGTGACATTCGTCGTAAAGGTTTTGAACCAAGTGAAAACTCTAGTAGTACTGAGGAAAGCTCATCTGCCTTGGATGTATGTAAACTGTTCATATTAAGTCGACAACTTGAGTCCTTGCTGTTATTACTCTTTAAGTTAGCAGAACATGCATTTACTTGGCAATTTTGCAGGCAAATTCATCTCTTGTCTCATCATGCCTCACTCGAGGTTTTCAGTTCCATGGCAATGAAAGAGGACTAGTGACCTGCTTCCCAGATACAGACCTGAGCACTGCCAAGGTGCTTATGGAAGTCAAAGGAATTAAGCAACTTCCAGTGGTCAAACGTGGTGCTGGTCGTAGAAATGATGGCAGGCGTAAGGTCCTCGGCCTTCTTCATTATGATTCAATAGGATGGTGCTTAAGGTGATCCTTTTCCCTACTCGTGTTTCTTATTTGAGTACTTGAATTACTTTTGTGACGATATCTTTCTTTGAGAATCTTATTAGATTAATTTGTTGACTTACCTTAGTTACGTATACCTTATATGAGTAGCTTAACTGTTTTAGGACAAAGTTTCCCCAAAAGTACTGTATGAGTCCTCTCTCAGCAAAACCTATTCATGAACCCACATAACTCAGTTGACCCCAATATGAGTGGAACGTATGACCTCTCACAAAACCTATTGCACAACAGATTCTTGTCCATGGAGATATAACATAGGCCCTTGATACTATTGGATTTTGTTCTTTAGGACACTTTATTTATAACCTTTTCTATAAACTGCTTCGTGATACATTTTCCTTAGGAAATTGCATTTGCCCCTTGCTATTTAATGTCAAGAAAGTTTGGACAAAGAAACAATGGAGTGTAACCATATATTATATATGCAAACTCAGATGAAAAATCCTCTAAACATAGTATGGTTTGTTGACCTCATTTTACCACCAAAATACCAACTACCATATTGTGTGCCATGTTTTATACCCTTTGGGGTTCACGTAGTTCTTTGTAAAGAACTTACTATAGAAAACCGTTTTTGGGTATGTTAACATTTCCTATTTCCTTTTGTTAACGAGATATAGCAATAATAATTGACATCATAGTATAGGGTAGAGACATTTGACTGTAACAGACGCCGTGCGCAGGAGCGAGGGAGTGAACTTACATAGGAGAATCATTGTGCTtcctacattttttttaatagtcTCATGCAAATGTTTGGTGTTGTCCATTTGCAGGGAAGAGCTTGAGAGGTGGAAGGCAATATATCAGAGAGAGAATTTCCAGCAGACAACAGTTAATGGGCACTGAACATGCAGAATTGAAGTTTTGATTGTACCTTGTAGTGACGAAAATACCAGATACATAAAGTGACATTCCAACAAAATTAGCGTTAACTTAGAAACACCGGTGTTAAAGAGGCCCCTCGTCAAGTGTAAAGTCTCTTGGAGTTGCCAGGATATGCATTTTGTATCAAACACATATATAAAAGGTGATGATGTGCTCTGTTATTTTCAGCTTTCACTGTGGAGTTCTGAAATTCTGACGTGGTAATGTACTGGAACCCATGTTCGGTGCGTGAGATTACTACTCAAATGCTGGTTATGCTGGACGAGAAGAAATGGTTAATACCCTTTGGTCATATTTTTGTGTCGCTATAATATACTGGAATTGTTGAGCACTGTTCGTCCCGTACGTACATCATCGAGCTCCTCAGGTAGTCAGTCCAGTCTTGGCGTCGATCCGATCCGAGAGATCAAGAAAGCTCCTCTCGGAAGACgttctcgaaaaaaaaaaatgatctccAACCTAGCGCTGCCGGTGCAGGTCCTGACCTCACAAAAACATCAACGATCTTCGCTTGCGACCCGATCTGCCTCCGGCTGGGGCCTTGGCGTGTGTTGGAGAAGAAATTTGTGTTGCTCAACGCCTGCGTATGTTGGTGCTTTGGCGCTCGCCAGATGTCGACGAGGAGCTTCCTCGCCGGGGCCGGagtttgtatctttttttatttattttcttctgcTTTATTAATATAATCAGGCAGTTCTCATATCGGTTGTTCCAAAAATTCCACCGGGCATGCTGTCATTATCACCACTGGTGTTAACTGATTGAAATGGGTAAAAGGACTAGCATGGAGAAAGCATTGACATGAATATTCATTCCCCAGAACAGTCCAGTTTCAGCACAGTGGTCTGTTCCTCCTACACTATCCTATTCTAGCAACCATTTCgtgatacttttttttttttgacgaaaaTCAGGAAAGCTGCTTTTTCATTCATTAGAAGAAACAAAGTGGTACAAGATGACCAAAACAAAACACCAGGTAAAAGGCTTACTATCTAAGTACGCTGTGTTTACACAGTACATGCACATGTCGGGGGTGGTAACCATATCTCTAGGAGACCTTGGCTCCTATCATCACCCAAGCACTGAATTCCTCCTTAATGATGACGAGGAGGGCTTGGCAGGAGACATGCTGCCCATCGAAAATACGGTGGTTGCGTTCCTTCCACAGGTGCCACACCGtg contains:
- the LOC133898878 gene encoding chloride channel protein CLC-f, whose protein sequence is MAGSDLEPLRSGAASLPSSSDPDSPATPRRSRMRELLRNLDRRLSSRGRGHGHAHAEGGGAAAPAAGAGGEEDSDELGDGAPPEWALLLVGCLLGLGTGICVAAFNRGVHVIHEWAWAGTPTEGAAWLRLQRLADTWHRILLIPVTGGVVVGMMHGLLEIFEQIKQSLSSQREGVDFMAAIFPTIKAIQAAITLGTGCSLGPEGPSVDIGKSCANGCAEMMENNRERRIALVAAGSAAGIASGFNAAVAGCFFAIETVLRPLRAENSPPFTTAMIILASVISSTVSNVLLGEKAAFIVPTYELKSAAELPLYLILGMLCGVVSVVFRQLVVWFTKTFDLIRKKFGLPAVVCPALGGLGAGLIALRYPGILYWGFTNVDEILHTGKSASAPGIWLLAQLAAAKVVATALCKGSGLVGGLYAPSLMIGAAVGAVFGGSAAELINSAIPGNTAVAHPQAYALVGMAATLASVCSVPLTSVLLLFELTKDYRIILPLMGAVGLSIWVPSVVNQSGSKDTFEATSPRHGYSSLLPPADRNETDWRRSDGDDVELTILDDDPYHYGSNNEEMLLDDLKVSQAMSKHYVKVTPTFTIKEATRLMQEKQQSCVLVVDNEDFLEGIVTLGDIRRKGFEPSENSSSTEESSSALDANSSLVSSCLTRGFQFHGNERGLVTCFPDTDLSTAKVLMEVKGIKQLPVVKRGAGRRNDGRRKVLGLLHYDSIGWCLREELERWKAIYQRENFQQTTVNGH